In Pelodiscus sinensis isolate JC-2024 chromosome 2, ASM4963464v1, whole genome shotgun sequence, the following proteins share a genomic window:
- the LRRC30 gene encoding leucine-rich repeat-containing protein 30 has protein sequence MGAEHSKDKHQRRMFLLRKGQRLPAWEEALISGKDPKSLLKRGLRYVSLSLIMKGMTNVPDFLWSLSEVQKLNLSHNQLVALPPALGRLDRLAVLNLCGNRLKCLPKETGLLKNLKVLFVDMNCLSEVPAELSLCRKLEVLSLSHNCISQLPSSFTELTSLRKLNLSNNHFVHIPLCVFALRGLDFLHLGSNRLENIAESVQYLIHLQIFIVEDNNIRTLPRSLCSITALELLNVAYNSIQTLPDDLYLLHRLPKIAWNPMDKGLHISHNPLSRPLPEVVEGGLDMLFSYLKEKRQHS, from the coding sequence ATGGGAGCTGAACACTCAAAAGACAAGCATCAAAGAAGAATGTTTTTGCTCAGGAAAGGCCAGAGACTTCCTGCATGGGAAGAAGCTCTCATCTCAGGAAAAGATCCAAAGTCTCTGCTAAAACGTGGATTGCGTTATGTCAGTCTGAGCCTCATAATGAAGGGGATGACAAATGTGCCTGACTTTTTGTGGAGCTTGTCGGAGGTGCAGAAATTGAACCTTTCACACAATCAGCTGGTGGCTCTTCCTCCTGCTTTGGGGAGACTAGACAGATTAGCAGTGCTGAACTTATGTGGCAATCGCCTGAAGTGCCTGCCTAAAGAGACTGGGCTACTCAAAAACCTGAAGGTTTTATTTGTTGATATGAATTGCCTGAGTGAAGTGCCAGCAGAGCTCAGTCTGTGCAGAAAGCTGGAAGTTTTGAGTCTTTCCCACAATTGCATCTCACAACTCCCTTCAAGTTTCACTGAGCTGACGAGCCTGAGGAAGCTGAACCTGAGTAACAATCATTTTGTTCACATCCCCTTATGTGTTTTTGCATTGAGGGGATTAGATTTCTTGCACTTAGGCTCCAACAGACTTGAAAACATTGCAGAAAGTGTCCAGTACCTAATACATTTGCAGATCTTTATAGTAGAAGATAACAATATTCGCACCTTGCCACGGTCTCTCTGCTCCATCACTGCTCTTGAGCTACTAAATGTAGCTTACAATTCAATCCAGACCCTTCCAGATGATCTATATCTGCTGCACAGATTGCCAAAAATTGCTTGGAATCCAATGGATAAAGGGCTCCATATTTCACATAACCCATTGTCCAGACCATTGCCAGAGGTTGTAGAGGGGGGACTGGATATGCTCTTCAGCTACCTTAAAGAGAAAAGACAACACAGCTAA